One window from the genome of Acidihalobacter ferrooxydans encodes:
- a CDS encoding rhodanese-like domain-containing protein, which translates to MPKTLSDYIREARARITEITADDLADLLDDGEAPLLIDTREPYEYAVRHIPGAALIPRGVIESAADPNNARRVDALLEARDRTVVLYCDTGARSALATAVLQDMGYADVRNLAGGLKLWDAEDYDIETGEYTGTLP; encoded by the coding sequence ATGCCCAAAACTCTGAGCGACTACATCCGCGAAGCGCGCGCCCGCATCACGGAAATCACGGCCGACGATCTGGCCGATCTGCTCGATGACGGCGAAGCCCCGCTGCTCATCGACACGCGCGAACCCTACGAGTACGCGGTACGCCATATCCCCGGCGCAGCGCTGATTCCGCGCGGCGTCATCGAAAGCGCCGCCGACCCGAACAATGCGCGCCGCGTCGACGCGCTGCTGGAAGCGCGCGATCGCACCGTCGTGCTCTATTGCGATACCGGCGCACGCAGCGCGCTGGCCACCGCCGTGCTGCAGGACATGGGCTACGCAGACGTGCGCAACCTCGCCGGTGGTCTGAAACTCTGGGACGCCGAGGACTATGACATCGAAACCGGCGAGTACACCGGAACCTTGCCGTAA
- a CDS encoding FeoC-like transcriptional regulator, protein MSPSAVKHYLQARGMAPMSDLVNRFGCDAEALRGVLDFWVRKGRVRELAPMQSACGSGCSGCSGSSCTTPALRAVYVWIDEPAAPRRIIALESHLTA, encoded by the coding sequence ATGAGTCCGAGCGCGGTCAAGCACTATCTGCAGGCGCGCGGCATGGCGCCCATGAGCGACCTGGTCAACCGCTTCGGCTGCGACGCCGAGGCGCTGCGCGGCGTGCTCGATTTCTGGGTGCGCAAAGGCCGGGTGCGGGAGCTGGCGCCGATGCAGAGCGCCTGTGGGTCAGGATGTTCCGGTTGCAGCGGATCGAGCTGCACGACGCCGGCGTTGCGCGCGGTTTACGTCTGGATCGACGAGCCTGCCGCGCCGAGACGGATCATCGCTCTCGAAAGCCATCTGACGGCATGA
- a CDS encoding class I SAM-dependent rRNA methyltransferase: MTDTVLPVLRLKKGEDRRLRAGHLWVFSNEVDVKRTPLDAFAPGDAVSIEDAQGHALGTGYVNPRSLICARLLSRDRRYPWGPSLLVHRLKVALSLREKRYASPYYRLVHGEGDGLPGLVVDRYGDVLVVQVTTAGMERELEALLAALEKVVKPAAVLLRNDTAIRELEGLERYVRVALGEPPTEIEVEEAGRRFVAPLDAGQKTGWFYDQRDNRDRLAGFVTGGRVLDVFSYVGAWGVRAALAGAREAVCVDQSQTALDYVARNAQANGVGERVGVRQGDAFEVLRELREAGERFDAVILDPPAFIKRRKDQRAGEQAYRRLNQAGMQLLERDGFLISCSCSYHLPRDTLVAQMQQAARHLDRELQVLAHGYQSVDHPMHPAIPETAYLKVVYGRVHR; this comes from the coding sequence GTGACCGATACCGTATTGCCTGTGTTGCGCCTTAAAAAAGGCGAGGATCGCCGTCTGCGCGCCGGCCATCTGTGGGTGTTCAGCAACGAGGTGGATGTGAAGCGCACGCCGCTGGACGCTTTTGCGCCGGGCGATGCGGTGAGCATTGAAGATGCACAGGGGCACGCGCTGGGCACCGGCTACGTGAACCCTCGTTCGCTGATCTGTGCGCGACTGCTGTCGCGTGACCGCCGGTATCCGTGGGGGCCTTCTCTGTTGGTGCATCGGCTGAAGGTGGCGTTGAGCCTGCGCGAAAAACGATATGCGTCACCCTATTACCGGTTGGTGCATGGCGAGGGCGACGGTCTGCCAGGGCTGGTGGTCGACCGTTACGGCGATGTGCTGGTGGTGCAGGTGACGACGGCCGGCATGGAGCGCGAGCTGGAGGCGCTGCTCGCGGCGCTGGAGAAAGTCGTCAAGCCGGCGGCGGTGCTGCTGCGTAACGACACCGCGATCCGTGAGCTGGAAGGGCTGGAGCGTTACGTGCGCGTCGCGCTGGGCGAGCCGCCGACCGAGATTGAGGTGGAAGAGGCCGGGCGGCGTTTTGTCGCGCCGCTCGACGCGGGACAGAAGACCGGCTGGTTCTACGATCAGCGCGACAACCGCGATCGCCTGGCCGGTTTCGTTACCGGTGGCCGGGTGCTGGACGTGTTCAGCTACGTTGGCGCCTGGGGCGTGCGCGCGGCACTGGCCGGGGCGCGCGAGGCGGTATGTGTGGATCAGTCGCAGACGGCGCTCGATTATGTGGCGCGCAACGCGCAGGCCAACGGCGTGGGCGAGCGGGTGGGCGTGCGTCAGGGAGATGCATTCGAGGTTCTGCGCGAACTGCGCGAGGCTGGCGAGCGCTTCGACGCGGTGATTCTCGACCCGCCGGCGTTCATCAAACGGCGCAAGGATCAGCGCGCGGGCGAACAGGCCTACCGGCGCTTGAACCAGGCCGGTATGCAGCTATTGGAGCGCGACGGATTTCTGATCTCGTGCTCGTGTTCGTACCACCTGCCGCGCGACACGCTGGTCGCGCAAATGCAGCAGGCCGCGCGTCACCTCGATCGCGAGTTGCAGGTGCTGGCGCACGGCTACCAGTCGGTCGATCACCCGATGCATCCGGCAATTCCCGAGACGGCGTATCTGAAAGTCGTGTACGGGCGGGTGCATCGCTGA
- a CDS encoding glycosyltransferase family 4 protein: MPTQQPRTLNIAMVSETWPPEINGVANTLHHWVEALLERGHRVQLIRPRQAADDGAPRPSRNPRFYERLVPSVPLLSYPGLHFGMPAGRLLRQTWTQFAPDLVFIGTEGPLGNSALHTAKRMGLPAVTGFHTRFDYYSRHYRLGWFEPAIRAHLRRFHNRADATFVPTRELAELLARQGFHKARVISRSVDIHLFDPARRDADLRATWGASKTTPVVLYVGRLAPEKNIELAIRAYRAMQTRIPELRFVLVGSGPLEQPLKQANPDLIFAGLRTAEDLARHYASGDLFLFPSLSETFGNVVIEALASGLGIVAYDYAAAHEHLRHNENGLLAAPNDETAFIHQAVSLADQPALLERLRQQARATVFELDCARIAVRLESLFLEYARPADASVLERHHAPVRSSDTG; encoded by the coding sequence ATGCCGACACAACAACCCCGGACGCTCAACATCGCCATGGTCAGCGAAACCTGGCCACCCGAAATCAATGGCGTGGCCAATACGCTGCATCACTGGGTCGAGGCATTGCTCGAACGCGGACACCGGGTGCAGCTCATCCGCCCGCGGCAAGCGGCGGATGACGGCGCGCCGCGCCCGTCCCGCAACCCCAGGTTCTACGAACGGCTGGTGCCCAGCGTGCCGCTATTAAGCTATCCGGGACTGCACTTCGGCATGCCGGCAGGACGCCTATTGCGCCAGACCTGGACGCAATTCGCCCCCGACCTGGTCTTCATCGGCACCGAAGGCCCACTCGGCAACAGCGCATTGCATACCGCCAAGCGCATGGGGCTACCCGCCGTCACCGGCTTCCACACCCGCTTCGACTACTATAGCCGCCACTACCGCCTGGGCTGGTTCGAGCCCGCCATCCGCGCCCACCTGCGGCGTTTTCACAATCGCGCGGACGCCACGTTCGTACCGACCCGCGAGTTGGCCGAACTGCTGGCGCGGCAGGGCTTCCACAAGGCGCGGGTCATCTCCCGCAGCGTGGACATCCATCTGTTCGATCCCGCGCGGCGCGATGCCGACCTTCGGGCGACCTGGGGCGCAAGTAAGACCACGCCCGTCGTGTTGTACGTCGGGCGCCTGGCACCGGAAAAAAACATCGAACTGGCGATCCGCGCTTACCGCGCCATGCAGACCCGCATCCCCGAACTGCGCTTCGTGCTGGTCGGCAGCGGCCCCTTGGAGCAACCGCTCAAGCAGGCCAACCCGGACCTGATCTTTGCCGGTTTGCGCACCGCCGAGGACTTGGCCCGGCATTACGCCAGCGGGGATCTGTTTCTGTTTCCCAGCCTCAGCGAAACCTTCGGCAACGTAGTGATCGAAGCGCTTGCCAGCGGCCTGGGCATCGTCGCCTACGACTATGCGGCCGCACACGAGCATCTGCGGCATAACGAAAACGGTCTGCTCGCCGCACCGAACGACGAGACGGCCTTCATTCATCAGGCCGTCAGTCTGGCCGATCAGCCGGCCCTGCTGGAGCGCCTGCGCCAGCAAGCGCGCGCAACCGTCTTCGAACTGGACTGCGCACGCATTGCCGTACGGCTCGAAAGCCTATTTCTGGAATACGCGCGGCCCGCCGACGCGTCTGTGCTGGAGCGACATCATGCGCCTGTTAGATCGTCTGACACGGGCTGA
- a CDS encoding MBL fold metallo-hydrolase: protein MGIELFKDAHHTCLAFGDLVTGSGVQANQFMIVDNGEVALLDPGGELTSTALSNKIAQYENLKDMKYLLASHQDPDIITSVQSWVTRTDATIVCSQLWARFIPHLLPSYMGDKIGQRCMPIPDKGMDIPLGNSMIKAVPAHFLHSVGNFQFYDPTSRILFSGDMGASVGGGDVSDPVTDFEAHIPRMLGFHRRYMCSNRATRLWANMVRGMDVEMIVPQHGQPFQGPEMIGRFLDWISELKCGVDLLTQQDFMVPD, encoded by the coding sequence ATGGGAATCGAGCTGTTCAAGGATGCGCATCATACCTGTCTCGCCTTCGGTGATCTCGTAACAGGATCGGGCGTTCAGGCCAATCAGTTCATGATTGTCGACAACGGCGAGGTCGCGCTGCTCGATCCCGGCGGGGAGCTGACGTCCACCGCGCTGTCGAACAAGATCGCTCAGTACGAAAATCTGAAGGACATGAAGTATCTGCTTGCATCGCATCAGGATCCGGACATCATCACTTCCGTGCAGAGCTGGGTGACGCGGACCGATGCCACCATCGTGTGCTCGCAGCTCTGGGCGCGTTTCATTCCCCATCTGCTGCCGTCGTATATGGGCGACAAGATCGGCCAGCGTTGCATGCCGATCCCCGACAAGGGCATGGACATCCCGCTCGGCAATTCGATGATCAAGGCCGTGCCGGCGCATTTTCTGCATTCGGTCGGTAACTTCCAGTTCTATGACCCGACCAGCCGCATCCTGTTCTCAGGCGACATGGGCGCGTCGGTCGGTGGTGGCGACGTGAGCGATCCGGTGACCGATTTCGAGGCACACATTCCGCGCATGCTGGGTTTCCACCGCCGCTACATGTGTTCCAACCGCGCCACGCGCCTGTGGGCGAACATGGTGCGCGGGATGGATGTCGAGATGATCGTGCCGCAGCACGGTCAGCCCTTCCAGGGCCCGGAAATGATCGGCAGGTTTCTCGACTGGATCAGTGAACTGAAGTGTGGTGTCGACCTGCTCACGCAGCAGGATTTTATGGTGCCGGACTGA
- a CDS encoding GNAT family N-acetyltransferase has protein sequence MPITSATSAKVAATLVAELATTKEQMRESQRLRYRVFARELGAHVQMPLPGHEADRYDHYCHHLLVRDRHSGEVVASTRILTDTQSRLGGGFYSEAEFDFSPVLALPGRIIEIGRTCVAPAYRNGGAISVLWLALARFMVIHRVDYMIGCASIGLRDGGAQAQAITEQLRTSHFTPANLRTRPRDPLPRIVGDRPTDPPSGSLPPLLKAYLRLGARVCGEPCLDRAFNVADLPILLDVDRLDARYRRHFVHNRATTAVSTPIPPPIRTARHAHRATLR, from the coding sequence ATGCCGATCACATCCGCCACATCAGCGAAAGTCGCAGCCACGCTGGTCGCCGAACTGGCCACCACGAAAGAACAGATGCGCGAATCGCAGCGCCTGCGCTACCGCGTATTTGCCAGGGAACTCGGTGCACACGTGCAAATGCCGCTGCCCGGCCATGAAGCCGACCGCTATGACCACTACTGCCACCATCTGCTCGTGCGTGATCGCCACAGCGGCGAAGTCGTGGCCAGTACGCGCATCCTGACCGACACCCAATCCAGACTCGGCGGGGGCTTCTACTCCGAAGCCGAATTCGACTTTTCCCCCGTGCTTGCCCTGCCCGGGCGCATCATCGAGATTGGCCGTACCTGCGTCGCCCCGGCATACCGCAACGGCGGCGCAATCAGCGTGCTGTGGTTGGCGCTGGCACGATTCATGGTCATTCACCGCGTGGACTATATGATCGGGTGTGCCAGCATCGGCCTGCGCGACGGCGGCGCCCAGGCGCAGGCCATCACCGAGCAGCTCCGCACGAGCCACTTCACGCCGGCAAATCTGCGCACACGACCACGCGACCCCCTGCCACGCATTGTCGGCGATCGCCCCACCGATCCGCCTAGCGGTTCGCTGCCTCCACTGCTCAAGGCCTATCTGCGCCTCGGCGCCCGGGTATGCGGCGAGCCCTGTCTGGATCGCGCATTCAACGTGGCCGATCTGCCGATCCTGCTCGACGTGGACCGCCTCGACGCACGCTACAGGCGCCATTTCGTACACAATCGCGCGACGACCGCAGTTTCCACACCCATCCCGCCCCCGATCAGGACAGCCCGCCATGCGCACCGCGCGACGCTTCGCTAG
- a CDS encoding FHA domain-containing protein, with translation MDKAQFLKALTPIAVLQPLTPEASDSIPLCYVRHTLVPIYEFPFRIGRESRVRVDERTGKPLRTERHKRRDSEPNNDLYLLDKGEFLNISRAHLQIVRFGGQFKVIDRDSACGCLINGRHFGGRDKGGERLIEDGDELGIGNANSPYRFRFVVLESV, from the coding sequence ATGGATAAAGCGCAATTCCTCAAAGCCCTGACACCGATCGCAGTGCTGCAGCCGCTTACGCCGGAAGCCTCTGATTCGATACCTCTTTGTTATGTGCGCCACACGCTGGTTCCGATCTACGAATTCCCGTTCCGCATCGGTCGCGAGTCCCGCGTCAGGGTGGACGAGCGCACCGGCAAACCGCTCAGGACCGAACGCCATAAACGCCGTGATAGCGAGCCCAACAACGATCTTTACCTGCTCGACAAAGGCGAATTTCTCAATATCTCCAGGGCGCATTTGCAGATCGTCCGCTTCGGCGGTCAATTCAAGGTCATTGACCGCGATAGTGCTTGTGGGTGTCTGATCAACGGCAGGCACTTCGGCGGACGCGACAAGGGCGGAGAGCGGCTCATCGAGGACGGTGATGAACTGGGAATAGGAAACGCGAATAGTCCTTACCGGTTCCGATTCGTGGTGCTGGAATCCGTTTGA
- a CDS encoding phosphatase PAP2 family protein, with amino-acid sequence MRLLDRLTRADQRTTVLFNRINHCRIPARLFAVVSRLGNGVLWYCIILALPLVEGVVAVRVSLQMVAVGLVSYLLYRWLKRSTGRARPCQAHDGVLHSVAPLDEFSFPSGHTMHAVAFTIILLASYPAWGLAVAPFTVLVALSRMVLGLHYPSDVIAGALIGALMATFSIVLMGAVQ; translated from the coding sequence ATGCGCCTGTTAGATCGTCTGACACGGGCTGACCAGCGTACCACCGTGCTGTTCAACCGCATCAACCATTGCCGCATACCCGCACGGCTGTTCGCCGTGGTGAGTCGACTGGGCAATGGCGTGTTGTGGTACTGCATCATCCTGGCGCTACCGCTCGTCGAAGGCGTTGTCGCCGTGCGGGTCAGCCTGCAGATGGTCGCCGTCGGCCTGGTGTCCTACCTGCTCTACCGCTGGCTCAAGCGCAGCACCGGCCGCGCGCGCCCCTGCCAGGCGCACGACGGCGTCCTGCACAGCGTGGCGCCGCTGGACGAATTCAGCTTCCCGTCCGGCCATACGATGCATGCCGTCGCCTTCACGATCATCCTGCTGGCGTCCTACCCGGCATGGGGGCTGGCGGTGGCGCCGTTCACGGTGCTGGTGGCGCTGTCGCGGATGGTGCTGGGCCTGCATTACCCGAGCGATGTGATCGCCGGCGCGCTGATCGGCGCTTTGATGGCGACATTCAGCATTGTATTGATGGGCGCAGTGCAATAA
- a CDS encoding thioredoxin domain-containing protein, protein MPQNRLANETSPYLQQHADNPVDWYPWGEEALNRARAEDKPILLSIGYSACHWCHVMAHESFEDPATAQVMNELFVNIKVDREERPDLDRIYQTAHALLSQRSGGWPLTVFLTPDDHTPFFAGTYFPREARYGLPGFVELLHRIDALYRTRRTDIATQNASLRDALGRIEARAAMSDDRLDASALDQARGELARAYDRTYGGIGGAPKFPHAPTINRLLRHWSATARDGRADDKALEMAIFTLERMAEGGLYDHLGGGFARYSVDEKWMIPHFEKMLYDNGPLLALYAEAHAATGDPALARVATETADWVMRDMQSPEGGYYSALDADSEGVEGKFYVWTREEVHQVVGADDYPLFAARYGLDRPANFEGQWHLYGAAEPAALAAGAGLTEDALRERLDRARARLLERRETRVHPGLDDKVLTAWNALMIRGMAVAARHLGRADWADSAQRALDFIRTQLWRDGRLLATYKDGRAHLPAYLDDHAFLLDAVLELLALRWRSADLDFAVQLADVLLEHFEDEAHGGFYFTADDHEQLLQRPKPTADESLPSGNGVAAYALARLGHLLAEPHYLDAAQRALQAAAGVIGQSPSAHCTLLDALEEELDPPTLLLLRGPLAELAPWQQAAAGYAPTRLTLAIPSEERGLPAALADKPAPARGVYAYLCRGTHCEAPITDPAELHKALG, encoded by the coding sequence ATGCCCCAGAATCGCCTCGCCAACGAAACCAGCCCCTATCTCCAACAGCACGCCGACAATCCGGTCGACTGGTATCCCTGGGGCGAAGAGGCGCTCAACCGCGCCCGCGCCGAAGACAAACCGATCCTGCTCTCCATCGGCTACTCGGCCTGCCACTGGTGCCATGTCATGGCGCACGAATCCTTCGAAGACCCGGCCACCGCGCAGGTCATGAACGAACTGTTCGTCAACATCAAGGTCGATCGCGAGGAACGCCCCGATCTCGACCGCATCTATCAGACCGCCCATGCCCTGCTCTCCCAGCGCAGCGGCGGCTGGCCGCTGACCGTGTTCCTCACCCCCGACGACCACACGCCGTTCTTCGCCGGCACCTACTTCCCGCGCGAGGCGCGCTACGGCCTGCCCGGCTTCGTCGAACTGCTGCACCGCATCGACGCGCTGTACCGTACCCGCCGCACCGACATCGCCACCCAGAACGCCTCGCTGCGCGACGCGCTCGGGCGCATTGAAGCGCGCGCCGCAATGAGCGACGACCGCCTCGATGCCAGCGCGCTCGACCAGGCACGCGGCGAGCTCGCCCGCGCCTACGACCGCACATACGGTGGCATCGGCGGCGCACCCAAGTTCCCGCACGCGCCGACGATCAATCGCCTGCTGCGCCACTGGTCCGCCACCGCGCGCGACGGCCGCGCCGACGACAAGGCCCTGGAAATGGCCATTTTCACCCTCGAACGCATGGCCGAAGGCGGCCTCTACGACCACCTCGGCGGCGGCTTCGCGCGCTACTCGGTGGACGAAAAATGGATGATTCCGCACTTCGAAAAAATGCTCTACGACAACGGCCCGCTGCTCGCGCTCTACGCCGAGGCGCATGCCGCCACCGGCGATCCGGCCCTGGCGCGTGTCGCCACCGAAACCGCCGACTGGGTCATGCGCGACATGCAGTCGCCCGAAGGCGGTTACTACAGCGCGCTGGATGCCGACTCCGAAGGCGTCGAAGGCAAGTTCTACGTCTGGACGCGCGAGGAAGTACACCAAGTCGTCGGCGCGGACGACTACCCGCTGTTCGCCGCGCGCTACGGCCTCGACCGCCCGGCCAATTTCGAAGGTCAGTGGCATCTGTACGGCGCAGCCGAACCGGCGGCACTCGCCGCCGGCGCCGGGCTGACCGAAGACGCCCTGCGCGAACGCCTGGACCGCGCCCGCGCGCGCCTGCTCGAACGCCGCGAGACTCGCGTGCATCCGGGTTTGGACGATAAGGTACTCACTGCCTGGAATGCCCTGATGATCCGCGGCATGGCCGTCGCCGCACGCCATCTCGGCCGTGCGGACTGGGCCGACAGCGCGCAGCGCGCGCTCGACTTCATCCGCACACAGCTCTGGCGCGACGGTCGTCTGCTCGCCACCTACAAGGACGGCCGCGCCCACCTCCCGGCCTATCTGGACGACCACGCCTTTCTGCTCGACGCCGTGCTCGAACTGCTTGCGCTGCGCTGGCGCAGTGCCGACCTGGACTTCGCCGTGCAGCTCGCCGACGTACTGCTGGAACACTTCGAGGACGAAGCACACGGCGGCTTCTACTTCACCGCCGACGACCACGAACAGCTCCTGCAACGGCCCAAGCCGACCGCCGACGAATCGCTACCTTCCGGCAACGGCGTCGCCGCCTATGCACTCGCCCGTCTGGGCCACCTGCTCGCCGAACCGCACTATCTGGACGCGGCCCAGCGGGCCTTACAGGCCGCGGCGGGTGTCATCGGACAATCACCCTCGGCGCACTGCACCCTGCTCGACGCGCTGGAAGAGGAACTCGACCCGCCGACGCTGCTGCTCCTGCGCGGCCCGCTGGCCGAGCTGGCGCCCTGGCAGCAGGCCGCTGCCGGCTATGCGCCAACCCGGCTGACGCTGGCGATACCGTCCGAAGAGCGCGGTTTGCCCGCCGCGCTGGCCGACAAACCGGCACCGGCACGCGGCGTCTACGCCTATCTGTGCCGTGGCACGCATTGCGAAGCACCGATCACCGATCCCGCAGAACTGCACAAGGCGCTCGGTTGA
- a CDS encoding thymidylate synthase, whose amino-acid sequence MKHYLDLMRHVLDNGTRKEDRTGTGTLSVFGYQMRFDLAQGFPVVTTKKLHLRSIIHELLWFLQGDTNIRYLHDNKVSIWDEWADENGDLGPVYGKQWRSWATADGGAVDQIAQVVEAIQKTPDSRRLIVSAWNVGELAQMALPPCHLLFQFYVADGKLSCQLYQRSADIFLGVPFNIASYALLTHMIAQVTGLQPGEFVHTLGDAHLYANHLEQARLQLSRTPLPLPTLKLNPDVKSIFDFRFEDIAVEDYQSHAAIRAPVAV is encoded by the coding sequence ATGAAGCACTATCTCGATCTGATGCGCCACGTGCTGGACAACGGCACTCGCAAGGAGGACCGCACCGGCACCGGCACGCTGTCCGTGTTCGGCTATCAGATGCGCTTCGATCTGGCGCAGGGCTTTCCGGTGGTGACCACCAAGAAGCTGCACCTGCGCTCGATCATCCACGAACTGCTGTGGTTTCTGCAGGGCGATACCAACATCAGGTATCTGCACGACAACAAGGTCAGTATCTGGGACGAATGGGCCGACGAGAACGGCGATCTCGGGCCGGTGTACGGCAAGCAGTGGCGCTCCTGGGCGACCGCCGACGGTGGCGCGGTGGATCAGATCGCACAGGTCGTCGAGGCCATCCAGAAGACGCCCGACTCGCGTCGGCTGATCGTCAGCGCGTGGAACGTCGGCGAACTGGCGCAGATGGCGCTGCCGCCGTGCCATCTGCTGTTCCAGTTCTACGTCGCCGACGGCAAGCTGTCCTGCCAGCTCTATCAGCGCAGCGCCGACATTTTCCTCGGTGTGCCGTTCAACATTGCCTCCTATGCGCTGCTCACGCATATGATCGCGCAGGTTACCGGCCTGCAGCCGGGCGAGTTCGTGCACACACTGGGCGACGCGCATCTGTACGCGAATCATCTTGAGCAGGCCCGCCTGCAACTCTCGCGTACTCCCTTGCCGCTGCCGACACTCAAGCTGAACCCGGACGTTAAATCGATCTTCGACTTTCGCTTCGAGGACATCGCCGTCGAGGACTACCAGAGCCATGCGGCCATCCGCGCGCCGGTGGCGGTGTGA
- the lgt gene encoding prolipoprotein diacylglyceryl transferase, with protein MIPYPHIDPIAFSLGPLKVHWYGLMYLAGFAAFLALGTYRARKPRSALTSEQVSDALFYGALGVVLGGRIGYVLFYNLPYYVAHPLQVFAVWDGGMSFHGGMLGVILALLWFARRIGVHPFRVTDFVAPLVPIGLACGRIGNFINGELWGKVTTLPWGMVFPNAGPLPRQPSQLYEFFFEGVVLFVTLWLFSNKPRPLGAVSGLFLLMYGTFRFLVEFVREPDPQLGYLAFGWVTMGQVLSLPMILLGVWLLLWAYRAGERKTV; from the coding sequence ATGATTCCCTACCCGCATATCGACCCGATCGCCTTCTCTCTGGGGCCGCTGAAAGTGCACTGGTACGGCCTCATGTACCTGGCCGGTTTCGCCGCCTTTCTGGCCTTGGGCACGTACCGGGCGCGCAAGCCGCGGTCAGCGCTGACTTCGGAACAGGTCAGCGATGCGTTGTTCTACGGCGCCCTCGGCGTGGTGCTCGGCGGGCGCATCGGGTATGTGTTGTTCTACAACCTGCCGTACTACGTCGCGCATCCGCTACAGGTGTTTGCAGTCTGGGATGGCGGCATGAGCTTTCACGGCGGCATGCTCGGCGTGATTTTGGCGTTGCTCTGGTTCGCGCGACGTATCGGCGTGCATCCGTTCCGGGTGACGGACTTCGTCGCGCCGCTGGTGCCGATCGGGTTGGCTTGCGGGCGCATCGGCAATTTCATCAATGGCGAATTGTGGGGCAAAGTCACCACGCTGCCCTGGGGCATGGTGTTTCCCAACGCCGGGCCGCTGCCGCGCCAGCCTTCCCAGCTTTACGAGTTCTTTTTCGAGGGCGTGGTGCTGTTCGTGACGCTATGGCTGTTCTCGAACAAACCGCGGCCGCTGGGCGCGGTTTCCGGCCTGTTTCTGTTGATGTATGGCACGTTCCGCTTTCTGGTCGAGTTCGTGCGCGAACCCGATCCGCAACTCGGGTATCTGGCCTTCGGCTGGGTCACGATGGGACAGGTGCTGAGCCTGCCGATGATCCTGCTCGGCGTTTGGCTGCTGCTGTGGGCCTACCGTGCCGGCGAAAGGAAGACTGTATGA
- a CDS encoding lysophospholipid acyltransferase family protein, which yields MRTARRFARLLLLLLHIALGVVLTVLLTRPRQTAPSALFDAIAGWWRARIARIVGVRVQTRGRPLDGPALLVSNHISWLDIAVLGGIAPLSFLSKSEVRHWPILGWLAARGGTLFIRRGAREAADNAAEQITWHLIRGRKVLLFPEGTTGDGSTVRTFHPRLFSAAVLADVLIQPVALRYTKPQGQPRGTPHPTAPFIGDDTFPAHLWRVLAEPCIVAEVTFLPPIHAQGEDRKTLARHARESIARRLDGNVAAQGETAT from the coding sequence ATGCGCACCGCGCGACGCTTCGCTAGACTACTGCTTCTGCTGCTGCACATCGCCCTCGGCGTGGTGCTCACAGTGTTGCTCACGCGACCCCGGCAGACCGCACCCAGCGCCTTGTTCGACGCCATCGCCGGCTGGTGGAGAGCCCGCATCGCCCGCATCGTCGGCGTGCGCGTACAGACCCGCGGACGTCCGCTCGACGGCCCTGCCCTGCTCGTCTCGAACCACATCTCCTGGCTGGACATCGCCGTCCTCGGTGGCATTGCGCCGCTGAGTTTTCTTTCCAAATCGGAAGTCCGGCACTGGCCGATTCTCGGCTGGCTCGCAGCGCGCGGCGGCACGCTGTTTATCCGCCGCGGCGCGCGCGAAGCCGCCGACAATGCCGCCGAGCAGATCACCTGGCACCTGATCCGCGGACGCAAGGTGCTGCTGTTTCCGGAAGGCACCACCGGCGACGGCAGCACCGTGCGCACCTTTCATCCGCGCCTGTTTTCGGCGGCCGTGCTGGCCGACGTACTCATTCAACCCGTTGCCCTGCGCTACACAAAACCGCAGGGCCAGCCACGCGGCACACCCCACCCCACGGCGCCCTTCATCGGTGACGACACCTTTCCCGCCCACCTGTGGCGTGTGCTGGCCGAGCCGTGCATCGTGGCCGAAGTCACCTTCCTGCCACCGATACACGCTCAGGGCGAGGATCGAAAAACACTCGCGCGACATGCCCGCGAGAGCATCGCCCGCAGGCTCGACGGCAACGTCGCCGCACAAGGCGAAACGGCCACATAA